In the genome of Pseudomonas putida, one region contains:
- a CDS encoding SCO family protein → MGWFRRITRAHLMLLIVVCMPSWPPQATQDVVETTPWGRDYFPNIRLLDQDGRPVRFFDDLIEGKVVAINFIFTGCSDSCPLETARLRQVQKLLGDRVGKDIFFYSISIDPYNDTPATLKRYADTFGIGPGWTLLTGEPDDIELLRRSLGLFIEGLENGRSKDHNLSLIIGNQATGRWMKASPFESPYILADRLGKSLHNWKQADTPAVAEATDIRTPSSGEQIFRTRCSSCHSLGDAGPNGAGGIGPDLLGVTRQRDPRWLVRWLKEPDQMLAEKDPLAMLLYTQYNGLAMPNLRLGDTEVTALLTYIEEETRRLQTPATAKKGD, encoded by the coding sequence ATGGGCTGGTTCCGGCGTATCACGCGTGCTCACCTGATGCTGTTGATCGTGGTCTGCATGCCGTCCTGGCCGCCCCAGGCCACCCAGGACGTGGTTGAAACCACGCCCTGGGGCCGGGACTACTTTCCCAACATCCGCCTGCTCGACCAGGACGGTCGGCCAGTGCGCTTTTTCGACGACCTGATCGAGGGCAAGGTCGTGGCCATCAACTTCATCTTCACCGGGTGCTCGGACTCCTGCCCCCTGGAAACCGCGCGGCTTCGGCAAGTGCAGAAACTGCTCGGCGACCGGGTCGGCAAGGACATTTTCTTCTACTCGATCAGCATCGACCCCTACAACGACACGCCGGCCACCCTCAAGCGCTACGCCGACACGTTCGGCATCGGCCCAGGCTGGACCCTGCTGACCGGCGAGCCCGACGACATAGAGCTGCTGCGCCGCAGCCTCGGATTGTTCATCGAAGGCCTGGAAAACGGCCGTTCCAAGGACCACAACCTGAGCCTGATCATCGGCAACCAGGCCACCGGCCGCTGGATGAAGGCCTCCCCCTTCGAAAGCCCGTACATCCTCGCCGATCGTCTGGGCAAGAGCCTGCACAACTGGAAGCAGGCCGACACACCTGCCGTCGCCGAAGCCACCGACATCCGCACGCCGAGCAGTGGCGAGCAGATCTTCAGGACCCGCTGCTCTTCTTGCCACAGCCTTGGCGATGCCGGCCCCAACGGCGCGGGCGGAATCGGCCCGGACCTGCTGGGCGTGACCCGCCAACGCGACCCTCGCTGGTTGGTGCGCTGGTTGAAAGAGCCCGACCAGATGCTGGCCGAGAAAGACCCGCTGGCCATGCTGCTGTACACGCAATACAACGGCCTGGCGATGCCCAACCTGCGCCTGGGCGACACCGAAGTCACCGCGTTGCTGACCTACATCGAAGAGGAAACCCGCCGGCTGCAGACGCCTGCCACGGCCAAGAAGGGCGACTGA